In Anaerolineales bacterium, the DNA window GCGGACGTAATCGTCACCCGCACGGTTTCGCGCAACGGCCAGGTGATCCTTCAGGACCGGTTCGCCACGCATTACCTGGCTTGGGGCGCGGTCTGCCAGTACCACCCGGACCGGTATACGCCGCCCTCGGACAACGCCCCCTGCCCGCCGGAATAAACCGGCGCGGCGTCCCCCGCCGGCCGGATCGATCCATCCCAAAGCGCAAAGGAGAGCGATCATGCGAATTACCCGCCGATGGCAGACTCGGCAGACCCCCAGCCTGGCTTTCGAGTTTTTTCCGCCGAAGAATTCCGCCGCGGCGCAGAAATTGGATGTGGCAATCGACCGCTTGTCGGAACTGAAGCCGGATTTCGTGACGGTCACCTTCGGGGCGGGCGGCTCGACTCGCGACGGATCGCGCCAGCTCGCGGCCCGGCTGATCCGCGAAAAGGGGCTCGACGTCGTCGCCTATTTCGCCGGATACGGATTGGGGCTTCGGGAGATCGAGGACGTGCTCAAGGGGTATTCCGAAGTCGGCGTGGAAAACGTCCTGGTCGTCCGCGGAGACCCGCCCCGCGACCCGGCATTCCGGCCTCGGCCGGACAGCCTGGCATACGCCTCCGACCTGCTGGAATACATCCGGCCGCGCTTTCCGTTTTGCCTCGGCGCGGCCGGCTATCCGGAAGGGCACGTGCGGTCTGAAAGCCCGGAGCGGGACGCCGATTTCCTGAAACTGAAAGTGGATCAGGGCGCGGAATTCATCATCACCAACTACTTCTACGACAACCGTTTCTTCTTCGACTATCTTGACCGCTGCCGGGCCCGGGGGGTGAAGGTTCCGATCCTTCCGGGGGTGATGCCGATCTACTCCGCGAAGATGACCGAATCCCTGGCCGCGGCCTGCGGAGCCACCGTTCCCGAGGCCCTGCGCCGACAGCTCGCCGCGATCCCGGAATCCGACAAGCAGGCGGTGCGGGGCTTCGGAATCGAGTTCCTCGCCCAACAGTGCCGCGAATTGCTGGCGGCGGGGGCGCCCGGATTGTTGTTCTACACCATGGACCGCTGGACGGCGGCCGCCGAGGTCGTTCACCGTCTGCGGGCCGACGGTTTGTTGTAAGCGAGGGCCGGATCCGGCGGCCAAACGGGAATCCGGGCCGGCAACGGCTTTGCTTCGCTGCGCCAACCTTCCGACGGTCGGCATCGATGACGATGCGCCGCGCGGGAACCGGGGGCGATCACCCGTCCCGGATCGTTCCTTGGGCAACCCTCTGGAAGAAGAAAGTCAACCGGTGTAATATCGGAAACCGGCGGACCGACGGGACGGAAAAAACCATAGGTAATATTGCGTGGAGCGGGGCGATGGGGCAATCCCCTTCTTATTCCAGCCAAGGAGATTGCCGCGCTCCCTCCGGTCGTTCGCAATGACGCCGCGCAATAGCTTCTGCAACACCCTGCCGGGATTTGCCGATTCTTAAGGAGGTGTCGTCCATGATCGCGCCCGATTTGCTGGAAATCCTGCGTTGCCCCGCTTGCGTCCAGGAAAAACAAGGTCTTCTGAAGCTCGAGAAGGAAGTCTGGCTGGTTTGCCAGGAGCCGGATTGCGGACGCAAATACCCCATCCGCGACGAGATCCCGGTCATGCTGATCGAAGAGGGGGACCGGTGGGTTGGCACCCGGGTTGAGGATCTGCCCGTTCCGCCTCCCGCCGCCTGAGGGGGCCGTTCCACGCATGAACGCCTGCACCCGGCGGACGTTTCTTAAAGCGGCCGGAGCATCGCTGGCCGGTGCGGCGTCCGCCCTCGCCCCCCGAGGAATCCCGCGTCCGGACGGACAACACGAAATTGCCGCAACCCGTCACCCCGAGGATCAGCCGCCTTCGTACTGTCTCGCCCGGACCACCGCCAACGGAATTCGAGTCCATGACGAGCCGGATTCCGCCGCCCCGGTCCTGCGGCGGTTGTACCGCGATCAAATCGTCACCGCCCTTGAAGAAATCCAAGCCGCCAAGGGCCCCGAGGGAAATCCGCGGTGGTTCCGCCTTCTGGAAGGATTCGCCCACACCGCCAACCTGCAGGAAGTCCGGTACGATTTCCAGCCCGCGGTTTTCGACATTCCCGAAGGAGGGATCCTGTCGGAAGTGACGGTTCCCTTCACCCAATCCCGCCATGGTCCTTCGGCGCGGGCGGCGCCGCTTTACCGGTTGTATTACAAATCCGTCTATTGGGTGACGGGGATTTCCGTGGACGAAGACGGCCGCCCGTGGTATGCGATCCTCGACGATTGGCTGCACTATACGTATTACGCCCGGGCCGAGCATCTGCGCCCGTTTGCGCCCGAGGAGCTGGCCCCGATCTCGCCGGACGTTCCGCCGGATTCCAAACAAATCGATGTGGACCTGACCCGGCAAACCGTCACGGCGCTGGAATGCGAGCAGCCGGTGTTCACCGCCGTGGTTTCCAGCGGCTGGCTGAGGAAGAATCCCCAGCCCGGCCAGGGCCGGACGATCACGCCGATCGGCCGATTCCGGGTGTTTGAAAAGGTTCCCAGCCGGCATATGGGGAACGGGCGGCTGACCTCAGAAATCGAAGCTTACGAACTTCCCGGAGTGCCCTTTGTCTCGTTCTTCCACATCCTCGGGACGGCGTTTCACGGTGCCTACTGGCACAACGATTTCGGCCGCCCGGCCAGCCAGGGCTGCCTGAACATGCGTCCGGATGAAGCCCGCTGGTTGTACCGCTGGATTCACCCGACGGTGGCTTGGGAGATCGACCCCCCCAAATTCGAAGGCCAGGGGACGGAAGTGTATCTGCATGATTAAGCCGAACCCCAAAAAACTCACCGCAGAGAAGCGAAGGCCGCAGGGAAAAAACCACCTCGGCGGACTCTGCGCCTCTGCGGTGAAGGTCAATTTTGCTTCTTTTTCCAAATCCAGAGTAGAATGACCGCGGGAGAAAGGGAAAGAAACGGAAGAATCCATGCCCAAAACGGCGCTGGTAGTGGACGATAACCGCGAAACGGCTGACGGCCTGGTAAAGATGCTGACGCTGATCGGCTTTACCGCTCAACCGGTTTACAGCCCGCGCCTGGCGATCGAAAGCATGAGCCGGGGCCTTCCCCAACTGCTGGTCCTTGACGTCCACATGCAGGGGGTCGACGGCGGCGAAGTGATCCGCTTCATCCGCCGGGACCCTTTGCTTTCCTCGGTGCCGATCCTGGCCGTCTCCTCCGACACGCAGGATGCGATCGTGGCGGGAATCCTCGCGGCCGGAGCCGATGCCTTTCTCCCCAAACCGGTGGAATTCGACGATCTGGAAGGGACGGTCGAGCGCATCACCCGGCACCGACCTTAAGCTTAACCGCCGCCGCGGGGTGGGAACGCCCAGCACCCAGAAAAATTCCAGGCCGCGCAGGTTATCGCCCTGCTCTTCCATCTTTTCGCTCCCGAAAACCCGGTTTTCCAGGGCTGGACCCTTGACATCTTCAAATCAGTTGTGTATTATGCCTATTGGCACTCCTGCCTTTGGAGTGCTAATTCTCACTAAACCGAAAAATCCAAAAAGGAGGTAAGCAAGATGGCCGTTACATTTAAACCGCTTGGCGATCGGGTCGTCATCGAGCCATTGGAGCAGGAAGAAACCACGCCTGCCGGGATCGTCATTCCCGACACCGCCAAGGAAAAGCCGCAGAAGGGCAAAATCCTTTCGATCGGACCCGGCGCGCGGGACGAAGCGGGGAAGCGCATTCCGATGGATGTGAAAGTCGGGGATATCGTTCTGTATGCGAAATATGCCGGTACCGAGGTCAAGGTAGACGGCAAGAAGCTGCTGATCGTGAAAGAATCCGATATCCTTGCCACCCTCGAAGGCTAGGTGGGAAAGACTCACCGGCCGAGAAAACCCAGGAGAATGAACGATGAGTGCCAAACAGCTTGTTTTTTCGGATGAAGCCCGCAAACGGCTGAAGGAGGGAATTGAAATCCTCGCCAATGCGGTCGCCACCACCCTCGGACCCAAGGGCCGCAACGTCGCCCTGGATAAAAAATTCGGCGCCCCGACCATCACCCACGACGGCGTGACCGTGGCCAAGGAAATCGAGCTCGAGGATCCGTTCCAGAACATGGGCGCCCAGCTGCTCAAGGAAGCCGCCACCAAGACCAACGACATCGCCGGAGACGGCACCACCACCTCGACGGTGCTTGCGCACGCGATCGTTATGGAAGGCCTGAAGAGCGTTGCCGCCGGCACCAATCCGATGCTGATCAAACACGGGATCGAAAAAGCCACCGAGGCGGTCGTCGAGGCGATCCGCGGTCAGTCGCAGAAGATCGAGACCAAGGAAGAAATCGCCCATGTCGCCACCAACTCCGCGGCCGACAGCCAGATCGGCACCTTGATTTCCGACGTGATGGACAAGGTCGGCAAGGACGGCGTGATCACGGTCGAGGAATCCAAGAGTCTCCAGTTCGAAACCGAGTACGTGGAAGGCATGCAGTTCGACCGCGGCTACATTTCCGCCTACTTCATCACCAGTCCGGAAGCGATGGAATCGGTCATCACCGAGCCGCACATCCTGATCTACGACAAGAAAATTTCCGCCGCCACCGACATTGTCCCGATCCTGGAAAAACTGGTCCAGACCGGGAAACGCGAGCTGGTGATCATCGCCGAAGAGATTGAAGGCGAAGCGCTGGCCACCCTGGTGCTGAACAAGCTGCGCGGGATGCTCAACGTTCTGGCGGTTAAAGCCCCCGGATTCGGCGACCGGCGCAAGGCGATGCTGCAGGATATCGCCATCCTCACCGGCGGGCAAGTGATCACCGAAGAACTCGGCAAGAAGCTGGAAAACACGACCCTCGCCGATCTCGGCAAGTGCGACAAGGTCGTGGCCACCAAAGACGACACCACCATCGTCGGCGGCAAGGGCGATGCGAAGAAGATCAAGGGCCGGATCGAAGAGATCAAGGTCGAGATCGACAAATCCACCTCGGATTACGACAAGGAGAAGCTGCAGGAGCGGCTGGCCAAGCTTTCCGGCGGCGTGGCCGTGATCCGGGTCGGAGCCGCCACCGAGACCGAATTGAAGGAAAAGAAGCACCGCGTGGAAGACGCGCTCTCGGCGGCCCGCGCGGCGGTCGAGGAAGGCATTGTCGCCGGCGGCGAAATCTCGCTGATCAACGCCGCCTCGGTCCTCGACAAGGTCAAGCTCGATACCGAGGACGGCCAGGTGGGCGTCAACATCGTCCGCAAGGCGCTGGAAGCCCCCATCCGCCGTCTGGCCGCCAACGCCGGGGAAGACGGTTCGGTGGTGATCGACGCCGTCCGGCGCAAATCCGCCGAAGCCAAGAGCAAACACATCGGCTACAACGTCCTCACCAACGAATACACCGACATGATCAAGGCCGGCATCATCGATCCGGTCAAGGTCGTGCGCGGCGCGCTGGAAAACGCGGCCTCCATCGCCGCGATGATCCTAACCACCGAGGCGCTGATCACCGACGCGCCCGAGAAGGAAAAGCCGGCGCCGATGCCGCCCGGCGGCGGTATGGATTACTAGAATCATCCGGTGCGAAGGAAACAACAAATCCCCCGCGATACTCGCGGGGGATTTTTGTTCTTGGCCCTCAACCCGTCGGAAAACCGCCGACCCCCTTCTCCCGGACCGAGGGCTGGGAGGAAGGAAGGGGATGAGGGGCGTAGGGATTACGGCGTCGGCGTAACCGTGTAGGTCGGCGTGTATCCGTAGGTCGGGGATACGCGCGTCGGAACCGGGGTGGCGATCCCGTAGCGGCACTTCAGTTCCATTCCAACGAAAAGGAAGTTGGGATCCTCGAGATCGGGGTTTTGTTTTTTGATGTCCTCCACGGTGGACAGGCACTTGTTGGCGATCGATTCGAGCGTGTCGCCCTCCATGACCCGGATCGTGATCACCGTTCCGGGTTTTGTGTCGGGCGGGATGGCGGTCGGGGTGAAGCCGGTCCCGGCCGGGGGCAGGAGGACCGTTTGGCCGATCTGGATGTTGTTCGGATCGATCGTCGGATTCATGGCTACGATGGCTTCCACCGAAACGCCGCATTTGTCGGCAATCCCCTGCAGGGTCTCGCCGGCTTGCACGACGTAAGCCGAAGGACAGGACGGCGTCGGCGTCAAGGTGGGAGTCTCCGGCGTCGGCGAGTTGAAGATCGATGGCGTGAAGGTCAAGGTGGCGTCGAGGGTCGCCGTTGGCGTCGGGACTTTCGACGCCAGGAACGGCAGAGGCAGCGCGCCGGGGCCGCCGATCCCGATGATCAGAAGTTCGATTCCAATGACGGTGGCGATGCCGGTCAGCATACCGATGAAAAAATTCCCCAACCCTTCCCGCCGACGCGGATAAAAACCCGACACATCGCCGAAATCTTCCGAACCGTTCAAGTCTGACATTTTCTCCTTCCTTCCGGCCTCTCCAGGAAGGCTTGCCAATAGCCTGAAAATTGGTGGTTGGTAGAGGATCCGGATAAATTCATTCTACCGAATTGGATAGGTTTATGCCACAAGCGCAAAAACGGCTGTTTTATGAGGTTTTTGGGGGCTGAATCCGCCCGAGAGACCAGGCGGCGGCCTCGCTTAAGATGGGATCCGTGTGCATTCGGGCGGTCCGCAGGGCCGGCAGAGCTTCATTGCTCCCGGTGTTTCCGAGTGCGATTATCAGGTTGCGAAGGTAGCCCTCCCGGCCTGCCCGCCGCAAGGCGCTGCGGTGAAACCGGATTTGCCATTCCTCCTCGGTCAGTCCCAGTTCCCCCCCCATGTCGCCGATCGGAAAATGCGGCCGGGGGAGGAAGGCGGCTTCCGCGGCCGCGGCCGCTTTCCGATTCCACGGACAGGCGGTCTGGCACAGATCGCATCCGAACACGGACCGGCCCAAAAGCCCGCGCAGCGGCTCTGGGATCGGACCGCGGTGCTCGATCGTCCAATAGGCGATGCAGCGCCGGGCGTCGATCGTCCGGCCGGGCAGGATGCAATTGGTCGGGCAGGCCCGCCGGCAAAGGTCGCACGTTCCGCACCGGTCGCCGGGAAACGGGGGATCGGGGGGCAGGTCCAATTCGGTGAGGATTTCCGCCAGGAAGAGGAAGGATCCAAGGGCGGGATGGATCAGCATCGAATTCCTGCCGATCCAACCCAGGCCGGCGCGCGAGGCGATCTCCCGCTCCAACAGCGGCGCGGTATCGACGGCGATGCGGCAGGCGAGGCGCCGGCCGGCCGCCCGCTCGACGAATTCGGACAGCGCGCGGAGGCGCGGGCGCAGGAAGTCGTGATAGTCGTCTCCGAGCGCGTAGGCGGCGACGAACCCCTCCAAGGGGAGATTCAGCGGCGGCGGCGGAGGGGGGTAGGGCGCGGCCAGTGCGATGATCGAACGGGCCGCGGGCAACAGCCGCCGCGGATCGGCGCGCGCGGCCAAGGAATGCCCGGCCGCCAAATACCCCATGCCGGCGTGGAATCCGCCGGCGATCCATTCGGCAAACAGCGGGTAATGCTCCGGCGGTTCGGCGCCGGTGAAGCCGCACAATGCGAATCCCAGCTCCCGCGCCCGCTCCCGGATCGATTCCTTTAGCGCTTCCATTGCGGAGTCGGCGCTCACCAGCCGCTGGCGGTGAACGCCGCCGAAAGGAAGTCGGAACGCTCTTCGGCGGTCATGAAGCGCGGCCGCGCGACATCCACGAAGCGGATGCTGATCAACTCCGTGCCAAGGTGCCGGCCCCGGTAGAACACGTGCCGGTCGATGAAGGCCACGTCCGTCCCTTCCGAGAAGCCGAATTGGTCGAAAAACAAGTTGCCCAAGCCGTAATGGAGGAACGCGCCGTCCGAAAAGGCGATCCCCTGGGGGTGGTGGGCTTGGCTTCCGGAGACGATCGCCGCCCCGGCCGCGGCCGGAATCGCAAACTCCTGCACCTGCTGGACGGTCGCCTCGAAATGGTAGAACTCGAAATATTGGAAGGTCATGATCGGCAGGTACCCCTCGGACCGCAGCCGGCGGATTTCGGATTGCAGGTAGTCGAAGTCGCAGGGCGCCGCGCCGGGAGAATCCGCGGCGGCCCATTCGCCGTTGTAGCCGGGGCGGTTGCAGCCGATGAAGGCCAACCGGTTGCCGTTGTGTTCGATCAGGACCGGCTGGCGGGCGGCCGCCAAATCCTCCCCGCTGGCGTAGTACCGCCATCCCCTCTGCCGGTAAAGCTCGATCGTGTACAGCAAGGCGTCGGCTTTGTAATCCAAGACGTGGTTACCGGTGAGCTCGACGATGTCGGTGCCGATGTATTCCAGCAGATCGATGTAACGCGGATCGGAGCAAAAGCGGTATATGCCGGGGCTCGGGTCCGGCGGCGGGCAATCCTGCGCGAAAGGAATCTCGTTGCTGATGTGGGTCAGATCCGCTTCCCGGAGAAGCGGTCCGACATCCTGGGCCGGATACAAAACCCCCAAGCGTTCCATCGTGCTGGCCGTGGCGCGCACCAGCGCGGTCACGCCGGTCATCACCAGCGTGGTCATCTTGGCGGGATCGCGGTTGGTCGGGGGGATGATTTCCTCGGAGGCCCGCTCGCAGAGTTCCATCCGCCCCAGGCAGGAGATCGGAACGCTCAGCGGATAGGCGGCGGGGATGAAATCCGTGCGCATCGGCGATTGGCCGTCCACGGCGAGGACTTTCCAGCGCGGTTCGATGTTCTCCCAGGGGATGATCGCCCACGAAGGGCGGTCGGACCATGCCGCGTCCAGAATCGCCTCGCCGGCTGCGACCTGCACCGAACCCGGGGTGGGCATCCCCCACAGGGCGCTGAAGACCTCCAACGTGTTCTGATCCAGGATCAACGGGCGGTGGGAGAACAAGCCCGCCCCGTTGCTGGACCACGCCTGCCGCAGTTCCCAGCTGTACAAGCCGTCGGGCAGGGTGGGGAAGGGCGCGGCCAGCGCGTAGATCCATATGGAGATCGGGCGGTCGGTTCCGACCTTGATCTGGATGTCCGCCGTCTCCGGCGAAGCGGCCGCCCTCCAACCTTCGGGGATGAGGACGGCGTCGCGGAACGCCGCCGGCAGGGAGGGGGCCAACCAAAAAGCGGTTTGGGCGACGGCGGGCGTCGGATTGCCGGACGGGAAAGCCTCCGCCGAGGGATCCTGGTCGGTCGGCAGAAAGGGTGTGAAGGTCGCCGAGGGAATCGCGGCGGGGCCGAATTCTTCCGACGCGGCTTTGCCTCCGCCGCCGTTTTCACGGGAGACGAGGCCGGCGCAGGCGGCCGTGATTGCTCCAAGAAATAATGCTCCGGCGGCTCTCCAAGGTGTTTTTTTCATGCTGGCGTTCCGGGGAGCGTTCGAATAATTCCTACGAACGTTCCACCGTCTGCATTTCCTCCCAGTTTTCGCCTTGTTTGGCGTCGGCGACGAGCGGAACGCTGATCGACAAGACCCCCTCCATGATTCGCCGCACGATTCGTGCCGCCTCCGGGATTTCCGCGGCGGGGCAGTCGAGGACCAGTTCGTCGTGGACCTGGAGGATCATCCTGGCGGCCAGGCCGGCTTCGGCCAGCGCGTCCGGCAGGCGGATCATCGCCAGTTTCATCAGGTCGGCGGCCGATCCCTGGACGGGCGCGTTGATCGCCTCGCGCTCCGCCCGGTTGCGGGCGGCCGCGTCCAGCCGCCCCGCCCCGGAAAGCTCCGGGAAGTAGCGCCGCCGGCCGAGCATGGTTTCCACATACCCCGTTTGGGCGGCTTGGCGTTTGATGTTCTCCACAAAATCGCGGATTCCGGAGAATCGCTCGAAGTATTTGCCGATGAAATCTTCCGCCTCGGAAAGGGTCAGATCGGTCGAACGGGTCAGCCCGAAGGCCGTCTGGCCGTAGAGCAGGCCGAAGTTCACCGCCTTGGCGTGCCGCCGCATTGCGGACGTTACGTCCGCCAGCGGCACCCCGTAGACCGCCGCCGCCGTCGCGGCGTGGATGTCCTCCCCGCGCCGGAAGGCCTCGGTCATGCCCGGATCCCGCGCCATGTGCGCCGCCAGACGCAGTTCGATCTGCGAGTAGTCGATCGAAAGCAGACGGCCTCCGGGCGATGGGACGAACGCGCGGCGGATCCGGCGGCCTTCCTCGCTGCGGGTGGGGATGTTCTGCAGGTTTGGGTCCGAAGAGGAAAGCCTGCCGGTCACCGTCCCGGTTTGGTTGTAGGACGTATGCACCCGGGAGGTGGCCGGGTCGACTTCGGCGCCCAGGGCGACGACGTAGGTGGAGAGCAGTTTGGAGAGTCCGCGGTGGCGGAGGATCAGCTCCACCACCGGATGCTGGCCGACCAAGCTCTCGAGGACGTCCGCCGCGGTGGAGTATTTTCCGGCGGCGGTCTTGCGGGATCTGTCCGGCGGCTGCAGCTGCAGCTGGCCGAAGAGCGCGTCGGCGAGCTGTTGGGTGGAGTTGAGGTTGAAGGGACGCCCGATCAGCGCGTGCGCTTCGGCCTCGATCCTCTGCAGTTCGACCTGCATCTCGGCCCCGAGCCGTTCCAGGTACGGCAGATCCAGCGCGACGCCTTCCTGCTCCATCGCCGCCAGGACCGGGATCAGCGGCATCTCCATTTCTTCAAACAGCTTGTTCTGACTCCGCTCCGCGAGTTCCTTGCGCAGCGGGGCGACCAGCCGCAGGGTGACGTCCGCGTCGGCCGACGCATACGCCGCCGCTTGCGCGGCCGGGACTTGGTCCATAGTGATCTGCTTGGCGCCTTTGCCGATCAGCGCTTCGATCGGGGTCATCTCAACTCCGAGGCGCACGAAGCCGAGATCCTTCAGGCCGAGGCTGCGCGAGGCGGGATTGCACAGCCACTCGGCGATCATCGTGTCGAAGGCCGGCGCGGAGATCGGTATCCCGGCCCGGGCCAGGACCGTCAGATCGTATTTAATGTTGTGCCCGGCCTTCGGCAATTTGCCGTCCGCCAGAGCCTTTCCAAGCCGGTCCCGGACCAGCCGCGGATCGAGGTTGGGTCCGCCGGCATGACGGAGCGGAAGGTAAAAGCCCTCGCCCTCCTCCACGGCGACCGAAATCCCCACCAACTCGGCCCGCATCGGATCGGTGGAGGTGGTCTCGGTGTCCACCGCGAGCAGCGGTGCGCGGGAGATTTTTTCCATCAGATCGGAAAGCTTGCGCTCGTCGTTGACCAGCGTCCAGGATCCCGCCTGCGCCTGCGGCCGGGCCTCGGCGAACATTCCGATCTGCACCCCGGCGGCGGGGGCGAAGGGCAGGCGCGCGAGCAGGGTGCGGAATTCGAGCGTCTGAAACAACCCCGCCACCTCGTCGCGCGCAAAGCGTCCCGCCCGGCATTCCTCCATCGCCAGGCGGACCGGCGCATCGGTGCGGATGGTGGCCAGAGTCCGCGAAAGGAGGGCGTTTTCCCGCCCGGCCTCCAATTTCGTCCGCCAGCGCGGCGCGACCGCATCCAGATTGGCGTAGATCGAATCCAGCGAGCCGAATTTCTGCAGCAATTCGGTGGCGGTCTTCTCGCCGACGCCCGCCACTCCGGGGATGTTGTCGGATTTGTCGCCGACCAGGGCTTTGTAGTCGATCAGCTTGGGCGGCGCGAATCCCCATTCCTGCTCGAACCGCCCCGGATCGTAGTCGGTCGATTCCGAAAGCGACCGTCCCGGCAGGCGGACCGAAACGCGTTCGTCGACCAACTGCAGCAGGTCGCGGTCCCCGCTGAGGATCAACACCGGGACTCCTTCGGCGGAGGCCTGGCGGGCGACGGTTCCCAGCACGTCGTCGGCTTCGAACCCCTCGGCTTCCAGGACGGGGATGCGGAAGGCGCGCACCACCTCGCGGATGCGCTCGATTTGCGGGCGCAGGTCGTCGGGCATCTTCGCCCGGGTGGCTTTGTACTGGGGATACAGGTCGTCGCGGAACGTGCGGCCGGTGTCGAAGGCGACGGCCAGGTATTCCGGTTTGTCTTTTTCCAGCAGGGAGAGCAGGATCGAGGTGAATCCGTAGGTGCCGGCGGTCGGCTCGCCCTGCGACGTTACCCAGCGGCTGGCCTGGGCGCCCGCGCCGGTCAGCGCGAAGTAGGCCCGATAGGCGAGCGCGTGTCCGTCCACCAAAAACAATTTAGGGGTCATGGTTGTCGGGAGAATCCGCGGGGGGATGGGCAAGCCGGGCGCGCCGCAGTTCGTCGGTGATGCTGCCGGGCTTCCGCGGAAGGTCGCCGGTCTTGCGCTTCGGCCCGCCGAGCTCGCCGGTTTTCCGCATCGCCCCGATCAGATCTCCGGTGCGGGGTTTGGGCATCCCGAGTTCGCCCGTCTTCCGCCGGGAGGCGGCGAATTCGGCGGTCGAGCGGCGGAAGACTCCGGTTGCGGGGGGGGTATCCAGCGCCTTCTCGAAGTTCTTGGCCCGGCGGCGAGCGGCCGAGACCGAGGTCTTGCGGTCGAACAGCAAGGTTAGGTCGTAATCCAACGCGATCGAAATCGAAAAGAGGAACACCTCCTCGTTGTCCGGAGGGATGCGGACATATTGCATGACCGTTCCGCCCGGCGTCACCGCCCAAATCTCGGCCGCGTGGCGGGCGATCAGCGAGAGTTTATCGCGGGAAAACTCCCCCGCCCCGGCGTGCAATTCATCGCCGCGCGTGATCAGGCAGGCCCGCACCGAATTCTCCGACGCCAACCTGTCCAGCCAGGCGCCGGCTTTGCCTGCGTTTTCCAGCCAGGGGACCAGGCGGGTGGATTTTTTCGGCGCCGGCGGCTTTAAGAGATCGAGTTCGGATTCTTCCCCCTCCTCAAAGCCGGATTCCGCGAGCGGCGGAGCTTCCACTCCGAGCAATCCGGCGATGTAGGGGACCAGGTCCGGCAGATAAAACGGCTTGGTCAATGCGCCTTGAATGCCGAGTTCGGCGATGACCGGGTTCTCCGGATCGTTGTCCGGCGGGATTCCCAGCAGAATCATCTCCGGACGGATCTTCTGGAAGGCGCGGATCAATTCTTCCGCCGGCCCGTCGGGAAGGTGAAAATCGACGATCGCCAGGTCGACCGGCTTGCCGGAAGCGGTTTGGAATGCTTCCCGCCCCGTAAGGGCGAGGGTGCAATCGAATCCCACCGCGGAAAGCGCCTGCTGAAGCATAGCGGCAAGCCCGGGGTTGGCGTCGACGATCAGAATCGAACGGTTCATGAGGTAAGTGTAGCATAGAGGGCGGCCGGCATTGGGGAAAAGCCGTCCGGGAGGGGTGCGGAACAGGCTTGGGGCGTCATGGCGAGCCTCGTCGCGAAGAAACCGGAGTGGAATCGGGGCGGCGCAGTTTTTAAGGCGGGAGAATGCTTCGCTCCCTTCGGTCGTTTGCAACGCCGCTCGAAACGGCCTTTCGCGTTCGATTAAAGAGTCCGCGGCGCCCTGCAGGCGCCGCGGACCGCAAAGGGGTTGACCGCGCACTACGCCGAAGCGGAGCCGCCATTGTCTTTGCCCGGACCCGATTTATCCTCGTTCTTGGTCACGACGTAGATCAGGATCAATCCCAGACCGAAGAACAGCGGGATGAACGCGCCGATCATCCAGGGTCCCAGGCCGAATGGATATCCCGAGTAAACTCCCAGCGGCCACAAACCGACGGTAAGCGCCACTCCGAGGGAGGCGACCACCACGCCCCAACGCAGGGCGGCTTTCCCATTGTCGCCCCTTTCCAACCGTCCGGCCTCCGCCTTCAATAATCCCTTCTCCGCCAGCGCCAGGGTCTCTTTGTATTGCAGCCAACGCCAGACCGCCAGGAAGGCGAACAGGACGATGAAAAACACGATCCCGCAGCAGAAGGGTGCATAAATGAAGGATGGATCGAAATTGGATGTCATCATGTGTCTCCTT includes these proteins:
- a CDS encoding LysM peptidoglycan-binding domain-containing protein, translating into MSDLNGSEDFGDVSGFYPRRREGLGNFFIGMLTGIATVIGIELLIIGIGGPGALPLPFLASKVPTPTATLDATLTFTPSIFNSPTPETPTLTPTPSCPSAYVVQAGETLQGIADKCGVSVEAIVAMNPTIDPNNIQIGQTVLLPPAGTGFTPTAIPPDTKPGTVITIRVMEGDTLESIANKCLSTVEDIKKQNPDLEDPNFLFVGMELKCRYGIATPVPTRVSPTYGYTPTYTVTPTP
- the queG gene encoding tRNA epoxyqueuosine(34) reductase QueG; the protein is MEALKESIRERARELGFALCGFTGAEPPEHYPLFAEWIAGGFHAGMGYLAAGHSLAARADPRRLLPAARSIIALAAPYPPPPPPLNLPLEGFVAAYALGDDYHDFLRPRLRALSEFVERAAGRRLACRIAVDTAPLLEREIASRAGLGWIGRNSMLIHPALGSFLFLAEILTELDLPPDPPFPGDRCGTCDLCRRACPTNCILPGRTIDARRCIAYWTIEHRGPIPEPLRGLLGRSVFGCDLCQTACPWNRKAAAAAEAAFLPRPHFPIGDMGGELGLTEEEWQIRFHRSALRRAGREGYLRNLIIALGNTGSNEALPALRTARMHTDPILSEAAAWSLGRIQPPKTS
- a CDS encoding CapA family protein, translating into MKKTPWRAAGALFLGAITAACAGLVSRENGGGGKAASEEFGPAAIPSATFTPFLPTDQDPSAEAFPSGNPTPAVAQTAFWLAPSLPAAFRDAVLIPEGWRAAASPETADIQIKVGTDRPISIWIYALAAPFPTLPDGLYSWELRQAWSSNGAGLFSHRPLILDQNTLEVFSALWGMPTPGSVQVAAGEAILDAAWSDRPSWAIIPWENIEPRWKVLAVDGQSPMRTDFIPAAYPLSVPISCLGRMELCERASEEIIPPTNRDPAKMTTLVMTGVTALVRATASTMERLGVLYPAQDVGPLLREADLTHISNEIPFAQDCPPPDPSPGIYRFCSDPRYIDLLEYIGTDIVELTGNHVLDYKADALLYTIELYRQRGWRYYASGEDLAAARQPVLIEHNGNRLAFIGCNRPGYNGEWAAADSPGAAPCDFDYLQSEIRRLRSEGYLPIMTFQYFEFYHFEATVQQVQEFAIPAAAGAAIVSGSQAHHPQGIAFSDGAFLHYGLGNLFFDQFGFSEGTDVAFIDRHVFYRGRHLGTELISIRFVDVARPRFMTAEERSDFLSAAFTASGW
- the polA gene encoding DNA polymerase I, producing MTPKLFLVDGHALAYRAYFALTGAGAQASRWVTSQGEPTAGTYGFTSILLSLLEKDKPEYLAVAFDTGRTFRDDLYPQYKATRAKMPDDLRPQIERIREVVRAFRIPVLEAEGFEADDVLGTVARQASAEGVPVLILSGDRDLLQLVDERVSVRLPGRSLSESTDYDPGRFEQEWGFAPPKLIDYKALVGDKSDNIPGVAGVGEKTATELLQKFGSLDSIYANLDAVAPRWRTKLEAGRENALLSRTLATIRTDAPVRLAMEECRAGRFARDEVAGLFQTLEFRTLLARLPFAPAAGVQIGMFAEARPQAQAGSWTLVNDERKLSDLMEKISRAPLLAVDTETTSTDPMRAELVGISVAVEEGEGFYLPLRHAGGPNLDPRLVRDRLGKALADGKLPKAGHNIKYDLTVLARAGIPISAPAFDTMIAEWLCNPASRSLGLKDLGFVRLGVEMTPIEALIGKGAKQITMDQVPAAQAAAYASADADVTLRLVAPLRKELAERSQNKLFEEMEMPLIPVLAAMEQEGVALDLPYLERLGAEMQVELQRIEAEAHALIGRPFNLNSTQQLADALFGQLQLQPPDRSRKTAAGKYSTAADVLESLVGQHPVVELILRHRGLSKLLSTYVVALGAEVDPATSRVHTSYNQTGTVTGRLSSSDPNLQNIPTRSEEGRRIRRAFVPSPGGRLLSIDYSQIELRLAAHMARDPGMTEAFRRGEDIHAATAAAVYGVPLADVTSAMRRHAKAVNFGLLYGQTAFGLTRSTDLTLSEAEDFIGKYFERFSGIRDFVENIKRQAAQTGYVETMLGRRRYFPELSGAGRLDAAARNRAEREAINAPVQGSAADLMKLAMIRLPDALAEAGLAARMILQVHDELVLDCPAAEIPEAARIVRRIMEGVLSISVPLVADAKQGENWEEMQTVERS